The following are from one region of the Candidatus Neomarinimicrobiota bacterium genome:
- the scpB gene encoding SMC-Scp complex subunit ScpB produces MAVDHYVSVVEALLFASENPVSAGKIRGCFDEGEDVPVESIVEELNTHYDETERAFFIMEVAGGYQLVTRKEFEPYVKQLYVSSSRMRLSQAALETLAIVAYKQPVSRPDIDSIRGVNSDGVLRTLLERNLIDIKGREDAPGRPLLYATSDEFLRYFGLKSIKDLPKLKEIDELTLESEDIPEDTDIALEEPEAPDAEPSATE; encoded by the coding sequence ATGGCTGTGGATCATTATGTATCGGTAGTAGAAGCGTTGCTGTTCGCTTCCGAGAATCCGGTAAGCGCCGGAAAAATACGGGGATGCTTTGATGAGGGGGAGGATGTGCCGGTCGAATCAATTGTCGAAGAATTGAATACCCACTATGATGAGACCGAGCGGGCATTTTTTATTATGGAAGTGGCCGGTGGCTATCAGCTGGTTACCCGGAAAGAATTCGAACCGTACGTGAAGCAGCTCTATGTGAGTTCCTCACGGATGCGCCTCTCCCAGGCAGCTTTGGAAACGCTGGCCATTGTGGCTTATAAGCAGCCGGTGAGTCGCCCGGACATCGACTCCATCCGTGGGGTGAACAGCGACGGTGTACTCCGAACATTACTGGAGCGGAATCTTATCGACATCAAGGGCAGAGAGGATGCCCCGGGTCGGCCATTACTTTATGCGACCTCCGATGAGTTTCTACGATATTTCGGTCTGAAAAGTATCAAAGATCTGCCTAAATTAAAGGAAATAGACGAACTGACGTTGGAATCCGAGGATATTCCCGAGGATACCGACATCGCGCTAGAAGAACCCGAGGCTCCGGACGCCGAACCGAGTGCGACTGAATAA
- a CDS encoding segregation/condensation protein A, which yields MSYEVKLDVFEGPLDLLLFFISRDEIDIYDIPIAYITDSYLEYLDLMRELNISIAGEYIRMAATLMRVKARTLLPQLAGDPDDEDYEDPRSELVEMLLEYKRFKELAGTLKVRESDQRQHFQRKPDLSYVDTDVRPDEVLNDVTLYELMKTFKRLLDNIPETPTHNIERVQTNIRKQSEYLRNRLQKDGKVMFSAIMKELDNKITIIVTFIALLDMIKNQEVAIFQETIFEDFRIERRMETAKA from the coding sequence GTGAGCTACGAAGTTAAACTTGACGTCTTTGAAGGTCCACTCGACCTGCTGCTGTTTTTTATCAGCAGGGACGAGATCGATATCTATGATATTCCCATTGCGTATATTACTGACTCGTACCTGGAATACCTGGATTTGATGCGGGAATTGAATATTAGCATTGCTGGCGAATACATCCGGATGGCGGCGACGCTGATGCGGGTGAAAGCACGTACATTGTTACCCCAACTGGCGGGTGATCCTGATGATGAGGATTATGAGGATCCACGATCCGAGTTGGTGGAAATGCTGCTGGAGTATAAGCGGTTCAAGGAACTTGCCGGCACTCTGAAGGTTCGGGAGTCGGATCAGAGGCAACATTTTCAGCGGAAGCCGGATCTGTCGTACGTGGATACGGATGTCCGGCCTGATGAGGTACTGAATGACGTAACCCTGTACGAATTGATGAAGACTTTTAAGCGGCTTTTGGACAATATACCCGAAACGCCGACGCACAATATTGAGCGGGTGCAGACCAACATCCGGAAACAGTCCGAGTATCTGAGAAATCGATTACAGAAAGACGGTAAGGTGATGTTCTCCGCTATCATGAAAGAACTGGATAATAAAATTACGATCATTGTTACGTTCATTGCACTGCTGGATATGATTAAAAACCAGGAAGTGGCAATTTTTCAGGAAACTATCTTCGAGGACTTTCGCATTGAACGCCGGATGGAAACGGCGAAGGCATAG
- a CDS encoding C40 family peptidase → MNVGVANVYAEPAFHSAVTTQCILGEKVIIQNKDGDWLRITQWDDYSGWIQEFYLVDYPEDWAPDYSYRAPLGWIFNATSRSAKTLRQITAGSRLPGVPENNGWVQVSLPDGTRGFVPHTDYKWQSNDIRSKILETAERFFGTSYLWGGKTGFGFDCSGFVQTVFRLNGINLRRDTWMQMEQGTDLDSREDLRPGDLVFFAEKEKVSHVGIAYNESEFIHCSGYVRRNSFEKEASDYSARLDAMFIGAQRIIQE, encoded by the coding sequence GTGAATGTCGGTGTGGCGAATGTCTATGCCGAGCCGGCGTTTCATTCTGCCGTTACCACCCAGTGTATTCTCGGTGAAAAAGTCATAATCCAGAACAAAGATGGAGACTGGCTCCGCATTACACAGTGGGACGATTACTCCGGTTGGATTCAGGAATTTTATCTGGTAGATTATCCGGAGGATTGGGCACCGGATTACAGTTATCGCGCTCCGTTGGGATGGATATTTAATGCCACATCCCGGAGTGCAAAGACTTTGCGGCAGATCACTGCCGGTTCCCGATTACCCGGAGTGCCGGAGAATAACGGTTGGGTGCAAGTATCTCTTCCGGACGGAACCAGGGGCTTCGTTCCTCATACAGACTATAAGTGGCAATCCAATGATATTCGAAGCAAGATCCTGGAAACTGCAGAGCGCTTTTTCGGCACCTCCTATCTCTGGGGAGGCAAAACGGGGTTTGGGTTCGACTGCTCCGGGTTTGTGCAGACGGTGTTTCGGCTCAATGGAATAAATTTACGGCGCGACACCTGGATGCAAATGGAACAGGGAACAGATTTGGACAGCCGGGAAGATCTCCGTCCGGGTGATTTAGTGTTTTTTGCAGAGAAGGAGAAAGTGAGTCACGTGGGCATCGCCTATAACGAATCGGAATTTATTCATTGTTCAGGTTATGTCCGTCGGAACTCATTTGAAAAAGAGGCATCTGACTATAGCGCCCGGCTGGATGCAATGTTTATAGGTGCACAAAGGATAATTCAGGAATAA
- a CDS encoding HNH endonuclease: protein MSGNGILNRQVLVLNQNYEPLQICNAKHAIVMLYLNRVELVESDGVMVHSVNDEFPLPTVVRVKRYINYRGYEVVLSRKNIMRRDEFKCQYCGKHDSQLTIDHVTPKRHGGKDTWENLVTACIRCNNTKGDNTPEQANMPLLKQPKKPHYIQFLKQHIDEPIQSWKPYIYLG, encoded by the coding sequence ATGTCAGGCAACGGCATACTCAACAGACAGGTACTGGTCTTAAACCAGAACTACGAGCCGCTCCAGATTTGTAATGCAAAGCACGCCATCGTGATGCTCTACCTGAACCGCGTGGAATTGGTGGAGAGTGATGGGGTAATGGTGCATTCCGTCAATGACGAATTCCCGCTGCCGACAGTCGTTCGGGTAAAACGGTACATTAATTACCGTGGATACGAGGTTGTCCTGTCTCGGAAAAATATCATGCGCCGTGACGAATTTAAATGTCAGTATTGCGGGAAACACGACTCGCAACTAACCATTGATCACGTCACACCGAAGCGACACGGCGGAAAGGATACCTGGGAGAATCTGGTGACAGCCTGCATCCGGTGCAACAACACCAAAGGGGATAACACCCCGGAACAGGCGAATATGCCGCTCCTGAAGCAGCCGAAAAAACCGCACTATATCCAGTTCCTGAAGCAGCATATTGACGAGCCGATACAATCCTGGAAACCATACATTTATTTAGGCTAA
- a CDS encoding rRNA pseudouridine synthase, with protein sequence MRLNKYLARCGVTSRRKADDLIADGRVAVNGKTVTELGTKVEPDAATVTVDGEAVELPDKYICYLLHKPQKSISTVDDPKGRPTVVDLIDTERRIYPVGRLDYDTTGVLLLTDDGELANKLTHPSNEVPRKYEVYYSGKLPEDARGKLAEGIDIGEDLPASGELQILWEKEDHGATHLTLHAGRYHEVKRIFKHFGCSIERLHRIKFAGLDCGELAPGEYRRLSSDELQQLKTGE encoded by the coding sequence GTGCGACTGAATAAGTACCTCGCCAGATGTGGAGTAACATCCCGGCGGAAAGCCGATGACCTGATCGCTGACGGCCGGGTGGCGGTTAATGGGAAAACGGTAACCGAACTCGGAACCAAAGTTGAGCCAGACGCCGCCACTGTCACCGTCGACGGGGAAGCGGTCGAATTGCCAGACAAGTATATCTGTTATCTCCTGCACAAGCCGCAAAAATCGATATCGACCGTAGACGATCCGAAAGGGCGACCTACGGTCGTCGATCTGATAGACACGGAGCGGAGGATTTATCCGGTAGGACGCCTGGACTACGATACCACCGGCGTGCTTTTACTAACCGATGACGGAGAACTTGCCAACAAGCTGACCCATCCGTCCAACGAAGTACCGCGGAAGTATGAGGTATATTATTCCGGTAAATTGCCGGAAGATGCTCGGGGAAAATTAGCGGAAGGTATCGATATCGGAGAAGATCTGCCGGCATCCGGGGAACTTCAAATTCTCTGGGAAAAAGAAGACCATGGCGCGACTCATCTCACGTTACATGCGGGGAGATATCATGAGGTAAAGCGCATTTTCAAACATTTTGGATGCAGCATAGAGCGGCTACACCGGATTAAATTTGCCGGCCTGGACTGCGGGGAACTGGCGCCGGGAGAATACCGGCGACTCTCGAGTGATGAATTGCAACAGCTAAAAACGGGGGAATAA